A DNA window from Selenomonas sp. oral taxon 126 contains the following coding sequences:
- the csrA gene encoding carbon storage regulator CsrA, with amino-acid sequence MLVLTRKPRQQIMIGDNVVVNIVEVQGDNVRIAIDAPRSVKIYRGEIYRAIQEENQKAAAAPAHFDLSALPKS; translated from the coding sequence ATGCTGGTACTCACACGCAAACCCAGACAGCAGATCATGATCGGCGACAATGTCGTCGTCAACATCGTGGAGGTTCAGGGCGATAATGTGCGCATCGCGATCGATGCGCCGCGCAGCGTCAAGATCTATCGCGGTGAGATATACCGGGCGATTCAGGAGGAGAACCAGAAGGCTGCGGCAGCGCCGGCGCACTTCGATCTCAGCGCGTTGCCCAAGAGCTGA
- a CDS encoding flagellar protein FlaG produces the protein MAVRNVQDVMLAAVAVSGMKSADAPESNAGEAAAQQGNTPAQLKPVTANASLQNKDNEQDAQDGKEQHEPLSEEQTAFITEQLNEIMRNINVDLQFQYHKEVNFMSVRMLDKKTGEVLREVPPEAMVEHMIKVHDWIGAFLDKTA, from the coding sequence ATGGCCGTAAGAAATGTTCAGGATGTCATGTTGGCGGCGGTTGCCGTCAGCGGTATGAAGAGTGCGGATGCGCCCGAGTCAAATGCGGGCGAAGCCGCTGCACAGCAGGGGAATACTCCTGCACAGTTGAAGCCCGTCACGGCGAATGCGTCCTTGCAGAACAAGGACAACGAGCAGGATGCACAGGACGGCAAGGAGCAGCATGAGCCGCTCTCCGAGGAGCAGACTGCGTTCATCACGGAGCAGCTCAACGAGATTATGCGGAACATCAACGTTGACCTTCAGTTCCAGTACCACAAAGAGGTCAACTTTATGTCCGTGCGCATGCTCGACAAGAAGACCGGCGAGGTACTGCGTGAGGTTCCGCCCGAGGCAATGGTGGAACACATGATCAAGGTGCACGACTGGATCGGCGCGTTCCTGGACAAAACGGCGTAA